In Musa acuminata AAA Group cultivar baxijiao chromosome BXJ2-8, Cavendish_Baxijiao_AAA, whole genome shotgun sequence, one genomic interval encodes:
- the LOC103995304 gene encoding protein PHOSPHATE-INDUCED 1 homolog, whose amino-acid sequence MAKSTTTMLPTLLILASLALPSSSSLAALSTTLHYHNGSLLSSPINIYIIWYGSFTAAHRAAVSDFFASFRSSPSPQPTVSKWWSTVQQYKDYTGKPASATVEVAAQTSDRAYSLGRSLTRSNLVDLVRSSVAKGSLPLDATGVYMVLTSSDVTVGQFCTSSCGFHSTVLMPTGKRVVMAHVGDPGTQCPGLCAWPYAAPAYGQPGPPLVAPNGVGVDGTIINIATVIAGAVTNPFRDGYYQGNRLAPLEAATACAGIFGEGAYPGNPGNLLINDKSEASFNAFGAGGRRFLLPAIWEPISGKCKVVA is encoded by the coding sequence ATGGCCAAGTCCACTACAACCATGCTTCCAACTTTGCTTATCCTTGCTTCCTTGGCTCtaccatcatcttcttctttagcCGCTCTTTCCACCACCCTCCACTACCACAATGGCTCCCTCCTCAGCTCACCCATCAACATCTATATCATATGGTATGGCTCATTCACCGCCGCCCACCGAGCCGCCGTCTCCGACTTCTTCGCCTCCTTTCGGTCTTCGCCTTCGCCGCAACCCACTGTGTCAAAATGGTGGTCAACCGTGCAACAGTACAAAGACTACACCGGGAAGCCTGCGTCAGCAACCGTCGAGGTCGCCGCCCAGACATCCGACCGGGCTTACTCCCTGGGACGATCTCTCACCCGTTCCAACTTAGTCGACCTGGTGAGAAGCTCCGTGGCGAAAGGTTCGTTGCCCCTCGACGCCACCGGCGTCTATATGGTCCTGACGTCCTCCGACGTGACCGTCGGTCAGTTCTGCACGAGCTCATGCGGCTTCCACAGCACGGTTCTGATGCCGACCGGGAAACGGGTGGTCATGGCCCACGTTGGCGACCCGGGGACGCAGTGCCCCGGCCTCTGCGCATGGCCGTACGCTGCCCCGGCATACGGGCAGCCGGGGCCGCCACTGGTGGCGCCGAACGGGGTCGGCGTGGACGGGACCATTATCAACATCGCCACGGTGATTGCTGGGGCCGTCACGAACCCGTTCCGCGATGGCTACTACCAGGGCAACCGGCTTGCGCCGCTGGAGGCCGCCACCGCCTGCGCCGGAATATTCGGGGAGGGTGCCTATCCGGGGAATCCCGGAAACCTGTTGATCAATGACAAGAGCGAAGCCAGCTTTAACGCTTTCGGCGCCGGTGGCCGGAGGTTTCTCCTACCGGCCATTTGGGAGCCGATCAGTGGAAAGTGCAAGGTTGTCGCTTGA
- the LOC135620417 gene encoding glucan endo-1,3-beta-glucosidase-like, whose amino-acid sequence MAGGRVFSLLPIALLISVLAVQTSVHGIGVNYGLVADNLPQPSAVVELYKSNNISSMRIFNPNHDVLEALRGSNIPLIVGVEHNDLQSLASDISAATNWVQTNIVAYSPGVSFSHIAVGNEIIPGELAQYVLPAMQNIQTALASAGLTIHVSTSIALSVLGSSYPPSAGAFTPEAQTYMEPILSFLATSGSPLLVNVYPYFSYKDNPDQIALSYALFTSQDVVVIDGPYGYKNLFDAMLDATYAAMEKVGGADVAVVVSESGWPSDGGFAANISNAQTYNQNLINHVGEGTPRRPTPIEAYIFAIFNENQKEEGTERNFGLFYPDKNPVYPISFSPSQPPPLDAISSNDFDVKTGGRECSVDVLHGGEDVLRQISGDDLVADGYVAEGDAGQVGLYAERSEVRDWRSPLSEGIR is encoded by the exons ATGGCTGGCGGACGTGTCTTCTCTCTGCTTCCCATTGCATTGTTAATCTCAGTCTTGGCAGTCCAAACAA GCGTGCATGGCATCGGCGTCAACTACGGTTTGGTTGCCGACAACCTACCCCAGCCCAGCGCGGTGGTGGAGCTCTACAAATCCAACAATATCAGTAGCATGAGGATCTTTAATCCAAACCATGACGTCCTCGAAGCCCTACGAGGATCCAACATCCCACTCATTGTTGGTGTTGAGCACAATGATCTCCAATCACTGGCCTCCGACATTTCCGCAGCCACCAACTGGGTTCAGACCAACATAGTAGCCTACTCGCCCGGCGTCTCCTTCAGCCACATAGCCGTCGGCAACGAGATCATCCCCGGAGAATTGGCGCAGTACGTCCTCCCCGCCATGCAAAACATCCAAACTGCACTCGCTTCCGCTGGCCTAACAATCCACGTCTCAACCTCGATTGCACTCTCTGTTCTCGGCTCATCGTATCCTCCCTCCGCCGGTGCTTTCACTCCGGAAGCACAAACCTACATGGAACCCATCCTGAGTTTTCTCGCCACCAGTGGATCCCCGCTCCTCGTCAATGTGTATCCTTATTTCTCCTACAAGGACAACCCCGACCAGATCGCGCTGTCCTATGCCCTGTTCACTTCCCAAGACGTGGTGGTGATTGATGGACCATATGGTTACAAGAACCTGTTCGACGCAATGCTGGATGCGACCTATGCGGCGATGGAGAAGGTGGGAGGGGCGGATGTGGCCGTCGTGGTGTCCGAGAGTGGCTGGCCATCAGATGGCGGCTTTGCAGCAAATATCAGCAATGCTCAGACATACAACCAGAATCTGATCAACCACGTTGGGGAAGGAACACCAAGAAGACCTACACCGATCGAAGCCTACATATTTGCCATTTTTAACGAGAACCAAAAGGAAGAGGGAACGGAGAGAAACTTCGGCCTCTTTTATCCAGATAAGAACCCCGTTTACCCAATAAGCTTTTCACCCAGTCAGCCACCTCCTCTTGACGCGATAAGCTCCAATG ACTTTGATGTGAAGACCGGCGGACGAGAGTGCAGCGTGGATGTTTTGCATGGTGGGGAGGACGTACTGCGCCAAATCTCCGGGGATGACCTCGTTGCCGACGGCTATGTAGCGGAAGGAGATGCCGGGCAAGTAGGCTTGTATGCTGAAAGGTCGG
- the LOC103995307 gene encoding extensin-1 yields the protein MAKRPASPVPTIPRALLPLLLLLMAVASPPSVSASRAVIRDGTSCTMCASCDNPCLPVVSPPPPPPPQPPSTAQCPPPPSSSSTPGTFYYYSPPPPYGGGGGGYYYPPPANIYYTAPPPPNPFLPYFPFYYYSPPPPSDHNSVAAPSKPFFFTFFSSSILLFLFSLA from the coding sequence ATGGCGAAACGCCCCGCGTCGCCGGTTCCCACAATTCCCCGGGCCTTGCTCCCGCTCCTCTTGCTGCTAATGGCAGTCGCCTCCCCACCGTCGGTCTCGGCGTCGAGGGCCGTGATCAGGGACGGCACCTCCTGCACAATGTGCGCCTCTTGCGACAACCCCTGCCTGCCCGTCGTTTCCCCtccccctccacctcctcctcagcCGCCGTCCACGGCGCAGTGTCCCccgccgccgtcgtcgtcgtcgacgcCAGGCACCTTCTACTACTACTCCCCTCCGCCTCcgtacggaggaggaggaggaggctactACTACCCTCCTCCGGCAAACATCTACTACACGGCACCGCCGCCGCCCAACCCCTTCCTGCCATACTTCCCCTTCTACTATTACAGCCCCCCTCCACCCTCAGACCACAATTCCGTCGCCGCGCCCTCGAAACCCTTCTTCTtcaccttcttctcctcctccatccttctcttcctcttctccctagCGTAG
- the LOC135619704 gene encoding probable xyloglucan 6-xylosyltransferase 1 yields MSVLGRCLGERRVRQLHRALRNGRLTLLCLVMTIVVLRGTIGAGRFGTPEQDLHDIRRLLHSHPHHPHRALTEQQPQHTDSNGAEEEEDPPRDPSKPYSLGPKISDWDEQRADWLRRHPERPNFLGSTKPRVLLVTGSSPKPCENPVGDHYLLKSIKNKIDYCRVHGIEIFYNLALLDAEMAGFWAKLPLIRSLLLAHPEVEFLWWMDSDAMFTDMAFELPWERYAPFNLVLHGWNEMVYDDRNWIGLNTGSFLLRNCQWSLDLLDVWAPMGPKGKTRTEAGKVLTAFLKDRPVFEADDQSAMVYLLVTQRDRWGDKVYLESAYYLHGYWGILVDRYEEMIENYHPGLGDHRWPLVTHFVGCKPCGKFGDYPVERCLKQMDRAFNFGDNQILQMYGFTHKSLASRKVKRIRNETSNPLELKDELGLLHPAFKATKVTGTAS; encoded by the coding sequence ATGTCGGTGCTCGGGCGGTGCTTGGGGGAGAGGCGGGTGCGGCAGCTGCATCGGGCGCTTCGCAATGGGCGGCTGACCCTGCTCTGCCTCGTCATGACCATCGTCGTCCTCCGAGGTACCATCGGCGCCGGTCGCTTCGGCACCCCGGAGCAGGACCTCCACGACATCCGCCGCCTCCTCCACAGCCATCCCCATCACCCCCACCGCGCCCTCACTGAGCAGCAGCCGCAGCATACCGATTCCAACGGCGCCGAAGAGGAGGAGGATCCGCCGCGCGATCCGTCGAAGCCCTACTCCCTGGGCCCCAAGATCTCCGATTGGGACGAGCAGCGCGCCGACTGGCTCCGCCGCCACCCGGAGCGGCCGAACTTTCTGGGCTCCACTAAGCCGCGCGTCCTCCTGGTGACGGGATCCTCCCCGAAGCCCTGCGAGAACCCTGTGGGCGACCACTACCTGCTCAAGTCCATCAAGAACAAGATCGACTACTGCCGCGTCCACGGCATCGAGATCTTCTACAACTTGGCCCTCCTCGACGCCGAGATGGCGGGCTTCTGGGCCAAGCTGCCCCTGATCCGCTCCCTCCTCCTCGCCCATCCGGAGGTGGAGTTCCTGTGGTGGATGGACAGCGACGCCATGTTCACCGATATGGCCTTCGAGCTCCCCTGGGAACGCTACGCCCCCTTCAACCTCGTTTTGCACGGCTGGAACGAGATGGTCTACGACGACCGCAACTGGATCGGCCTCAACACCGGCAGCTTCCTCCTCCGCAACTGCCAGTGGTCGCTCGACCTCCTCGACGTCTGGGCGCCTATGGGCCCCAAGGGCAAGACCCGTACCGAGGCGGGCAAGGTCCTCACCGCCTTCCTCAAGGACCGCCCCGTCTTCGAGGCCGACGACCAGTCCGCCATGGTCTACCTCCTTGTCACCCAGCGTGACCGGTGGGGTGACAAGGTCTACCTCGAGAGCGCCTACTACCTCCACGGTTACTGGGGCATCCTTGTTGACCGCTACGAGGAGATGATCGAGAACTACCACCCGGGCCTTGGCGACCACCGCTGGCCCCTCGTCACCCACTTCGTCGGCTGCAAGCCGTGCGGCAAGTTTGGGGATTATCCCGTGGAGCGCTGCCTCAAGCAGATGGATCGCGCTTTCAACTTTGGGGACAATCAGATCTTGCAGATGTACGGGTTCACCCACAAGTCGCTTGCCAGCAGAAAGGTGAAGCGGATCAGGAATGAGACCAGTAACCCGCTGGAGCTGAAGGATGAACTGGGGTTGCTGCATCCGGCGTTCAAGGCCACCAAAGTCACTGGCACAGCATCCTGA
- the LOC103995308 gene encoding exonuclease DPD1, chloroplastic/mitochondrial isoform X1 — translation MSLASIWSANLYQLWNSLGSNSTFTFLRFSTTLVPEKRYNTRRRQLQQLRRLVQVLRWEPRSFITSCSHPEWKVEKETVRSSTNKDINQPELNKLKAVQCYHIQENISIRKAFDRPATILVFDIETTGFSRQNERIIEFALRDLIGGKNSTFQTLINPEKDVLNAYIHGIRTYMVNKPDVPTFRELVPILLQYVRSRQVDGRPVIWVAHNGRRFDVPFMIKEFQRCSVEIPPDWMFVDTLPLARQLVKADGSKLPSFSLKALREHYEIPLDGPAHRAMQDVTTLCYVLQRITFDLKLSVPELMNGAFRASDIIKILPEKQDGAV, via the exons ATGTCCTTAGCTTCTATCTGGTCAGCAAATTTATATCAATTGTGGAACAGTCTCGGAAGCAATTCAACTTTCACATTTCTCAGATTTAGTACGACATTGGTTCCTGAGAAACGTTATAACACTAGGCGACGTCAACTGCAACAGTTAAGACGCCTGGTACAAGTGTTGAGATGGGAACCACGGAGTTTTATTACATCATGTAGCCATCCTGAGTGGAAGGTTGAGAAAGAAACGGTCAGATCATCAACAAATAAAGATATCAATCAGCCAGAACTTAACAAACTTAAAGCTGTTCAGTGTTACCATATCCAAGAAAATATTTCTATCAGGAAAGCCTTTGACCGGCCTGCAACTATTCTCGTTTTTGATATTGAAACCACTGGGTTCAGTCGTCAAAATGAAAGGATTATTGAGTTTGCACTTCGTGATCTTATTGGTGGCAAGAACAGTACATTCCAAACCCTTATAAATCCTGAAAAAGATGTATTAAATGCGTATATTCATGGAATTCGCACTTATATGGTCAACAAGCCTGATGTCCCAAC GTTTAGGGAGCTAGTTCCTATCCTACTGCAATACGTTCGGAGCCGCCAAGTGGACGGAAGACCAGTAATATGGGTTGCTCACAATGGACGTCGGTTTGATGTACCTTTCATGATCAAAGAATTCCAGCGTTGCTCCGTGGAGATTCCTCCAGACTGGATGTTTGTTGACACTCTTCCACTTGCACGCCAGCTGGTGAAAGCAGATG GATCAAAGcttccttccttttcgttgaaggCACTTCGTGAGCACTATGAAATTCCTTTAGACGGACCAGCACACAGAGCAATGCAGGATGTAACGACACTATGCTATGTACTCCAGAGAATTACTTTTGATCTGAAACTGTCTGTTCCCGagctcatgaatggagctttccggGCTTCTgacatcattaaaattcttcctgAGAAACAAGATGGAGCTGTCTAA
- the LOC103995308 gene encoding exonuclease DPD1, chloroplastic/mitochondrial isoform X2: MSLASIWSANLYQLWNSLGSNSTFTFLRFSTTLVPEKRYNTRRRQLQQLRRLVQVLRWEPRSFITSCSHPEWKVEKETVRSSTNKDINQPELNKLKAVQCYHIQENISIRKAFDRPATILVFDIETTGFSRQNERIIEFALRDLIGGKNSTFQTLINPEKDVLNAYIHGIRTYMVNKPDVPTELVPILLQYVRSRQVDGRPVIWVAHNGRRFDVPFMIKEFQRCSVEIPPDWMFVDTLPLARQLVKADGSKLPSFSLKALREHYEIPLDGPAHRAMQDVTTLCYVLQRITFDLKLSVPELMNGAFRASDIIKILPEKQDGAV; encoded by the exons ATGTCCTTAGCTTCTATCTGGTCAGCAAATTTATATCAATTGTGGAACAGTCTCGGAAGCAATTCAACTTTCACATTTCTCAGATTTAGTACGACATTGGTTCCTGAGAAACGTTATAACACTAGGCGACGTCAACTGCAACAGTTAAGACGCCTGGTACAAGTGTTGAGATGGGAACCACGGAGTTTTATTACATCATGTAGCCATCCTGAGTGGAAGGTTGAGAAAGAAACGGTCAGATCATCAACAAATAAAGATATCAATCAGCCAGAACTTAACAAACTTAAAGCTGTTCAGTGTTACCATATCCAAGAAAATATTTCTATCAGGAAAGCCTTTGACCGGCCTGCAACTATTCTCGTTTTTGATATTGAAACCACTGGGTTCAGTCGTCAAAATGAAAGGATTATTGAGTTTGCACTTCGTGATCTTATTGGTGGCAAGAACAGTACATTCCAAACCCTTATAAATCCTGAAAAAGATGTATTAAATGCGTATATTCATGGAATTCGCACTTATATGGTCAACAAGCCTGATGTCCCAAC GGAGCTAGTTCCTATCCTACTGCAATACGTTCGGAGCCGCCAAGTGGACGGAAGACCAGTAATATGGGTTGCTCACAATGGACGTCGGTTTGATGTACCTTTCATGATCAAAGAATTCCAGCGTTGCTCCGTGGAGATTCCTCCAGACTGGATGTTTGTTGACACTCTTCCACTTGCACGCCAGCTGGTGAAAGCAGATG GATCAAAGcttccttccttttcgttgaaggCACTTCGTGAGCACTATGAAATTCCTTTAGACGGACCAGCACACAGAGCAATGCAGGATGTAACGACACTATGCTATGTACTCCAGAGAATTACTTTTGATCTGAAACTGTCTGTTCCCGagctcatgaatggagctttccggGCTTCTgacatcattaaaattcttcctgAGAAACAAGATGGAGCTGTCTAA
- the LOC135618403 gene encoding glucan endo-1,3-beta-glucosidase-like codes for MRIFNPNHDVLEALRGSNITLIVGVEHKDLQPLASDASAATNWVQTNIVPYSPSVSFRYVVVGNEVIPGDLAQYVFPAMQNIQTALDSAGLQVNVSASVALSVLGSSYPPSAGAFTPEAQTYMKPIIQFLASGGSPLLVNVYPYFAYRDNADQIALSYALFTSEGVVVTDGAYGYKNLFDAMLDATYAAMEKVGGADVAVVVTESGWPSDGGFAANISNAHTYIQNLIDHVGEGTPRRPAPIEAYIFAMFNENQKEAGTERNFGLFYPDEQPVYPLSFV; via the coding sequence ATGAGGATCTTTAATCCAAACCATGACGTCCTCGAAGCCCTACGAGGATCCAACATCACACTCATCGTTGGCGTTGAGCACAAAGATCTCCAACCTCTGGCCTCCGATGCTTCCGCAGCTACCAACTGGGTTCAGACCAACATAGTACCCTACTCGCCCAGCGTCTCCTTCCGCTACGTAGTCGTCGGCAACGAGGTCATCCCCGGAGATTTGGCGCAGTACGTCTTCCCCGCCATGCAAAATATCCAAACCGCACTCGATTCCGCCGGCCTACAAGTCAACGTCTCAGCCTCGGTTGCGCTATCTGTTCTCGGCTCATCGTATCCTCCCTCCGCCGGTGCTTTCACTCCGGAAGCACAAACCTACATGAAACCCATCATACAGTTTCTCGCCAGCGGTGGATCCCCGCTCCTCGTCAACGTGTATCCTTACTTCGCCTACAGAGACAACGCCGATCAGATCGCGCTGTCCTATGCCCTGTTCACCTCCGAAGGAGTGGTGGTGACTGATGGAGCATATGGTTACAAGAATCTGTTCGACGCAATGCTGGATGCGACCTATGCGGCGATGGAGAAGGTGGGAGGGGCGGATGTGGCCGTCGTGGTGACCGAGAGTGGCTGGCCATCAGATGGCGGCTTTGCAGCAAATATCAGCAATGCTCACACATACATCCAGAATCTGATCGATCACGTTGGGGAAGGAACACCAAGAAGACCTGCACCGATCGAAGCCTACATATTTGCCATGTTTAACGAGAACCAAAAGGAAGCAGGAACGGAGCGAAACTTCGGTCTCTTTTACCCGGATGAGCAACCCGTCTACCCATTAAGCTTTGTTTAG